A single genomic interval of Notolabrus celidotus isolate fNotCel1 chromosome 13, fNotCel1.pri, whole genome shotgun sequence harbors:
- the rps12 gene encoding 40S ribosomal protein S12 — protein MAEEGVAAGGVMDINTALPEVLKIARTNDGLACGIREATKALDKRQAHLCALASNCDEPMYVKLVEALCAEHQINLIKVDDNKKLGEWVGLCKIDREGKPRKVVGCSCVVVKDYGKESQAKDVIEEYFKSKK, from the exons ATGGCCGAGGAAGG cgtCGCCGCTGGAGGTGTCATGGATATCAACACCGCTCTCCCTGAAGTGCTGAAGATCGCACGTACCAACGATGGCCTCGCCTGTGGCATCCGGGAGGCTACAAAAGCCCTGGACAA GCGTCAGGCCCATCTTTGCGCCCTTGCAAGCAACTGCGACGAGCCCATGTACGTCAAGCTGGTGGAGGCCCTCTGTGCTGAGCATCAGATTAACCTGATCAAG GTTGACGACAACAAGAAACTCGGCGAATGGGTCGGTCTTTGCAAGATCGACCGTGAGGGCAAACCCCGCAAGGTGGTGGGCTGCAGCTGTGTGGTCGTCAAG GACTACGGCAAGGAGTCTCAGGCTAAggatgtgattgaggaatactTCAAGAGCAAGAAATGA
- the zgc:153284 gene encoding SH3 domain-binding glutamic acid-rich-like protein 3, with product MSLKVFYASASGCMEMKKKQERIFSVLESKKIEFDRVDITQGSDQKDLMRQIAGNQTALPPQISNGNDYCGDFAAFENAIEMEELEQFLKL from the exons ATGTCACTCAAAGTGTTTTACGCCAGCGCCAGCGGTTGTATGGAG atgaagaaaaaacaggagAGGATCTTTTCTGTCTTGGAGTCAAAGAAGATTGAATTTGACAGAGTGGACATCACTCAGGGGTCTGATCAGAAGGATTTAATGAGGCAGATAGCGGGGAACCAGACCGCACTGCCCCCGCAAATCAGCAACGGGAACGACTACTGTGGG GACTTCGCTGCCTTTGAAAACGCCATCGAGATGGAAGAGTTGGAGCAGTTTCTGAAACtctaa